The Tepidibacter aestuarii genome contains a region encoding:
- a CDS encoding UDP-N-acetylmuramoyl-L-alanyl-D-glutamate--2,6-diaminopimelate ligase has translation MLLKDLIKDLDTVDIKGSVDINIDDINYDSRKLKKDSLFICIKGFSLNGHEFISGAIEKGSTAFLVEEDVYIQGYTFIRVEDTRKAMAKISSNFYKNPTEELNLIGVTGTNGKTTITHLIKEVLEYNNQKTGLIGTIKNVIGDKEIVASRTTPESVELQGYFREMLNKNINNCAMEVSSHSLELKRVDECEFKFGIFTNLTEEHLDFHADLDEYRRAKEKLFHKTTLGNIINLDDDGGKKIYESIKNLKTPIITYAIEEEADIMAKDIKIYSSGIEYKLITPKYQMDIKTPIPGRFSVYNSLAVIALCYLMDIPKETIDESLQNTNGVSGRFESVDTDKGFSVIIDYAHTPDALENVLKTAKEFVKGNIITVFGCGGDRDKTKRPLMGKISQEYSDYTVITSDNPRTEIPEDIANDILKGIDTSNYKVILDRKEAIQHAIDKAESGDVVIIAGKGHEDYQVIGKEKIHFDDKEVVKEILGEE, from the coding sequence ATGTTGTTGAAAGATTTAATAAAGGATTTAGATACTGTAGATATTAAAGGAAGTGTTGACATAAATATAGATGATATAAACTATGATTCTAGAAAATTAAAAAAAGATAGTTTGTTTATTTGTATTAAGGGGTTTAGCTTAAATGGACATGAATTTATATCTGGTGCTATAGAAAAGGGGAGTACAGCCTTTTTGGTAGAAGAAGATGTTTACATACAAGGGTATACGTTTATAAGGGTTGAAGACACTAGAAAAGCTATGGCGAAAATATCTTCTAATTTTTATAAGAACCCAACTGAAGAATTAAATTTAATAGGTGTTACAGGAACGAATGGAAAGACAACTATAACTCATCTTATAAAAGAAGTTCTTGAATATAATAATCAAAAAACTGGTCTGATAGGAACTATAAAAAATGTAATAGGTGATAAGGAAATAGTTGCATCAAGAACTACACCAGAGAGTGTTGAGTTACAGGGATATTTTAGAGAAATGCTTAATAAAAATATAAATAATTGTGCTATGGAGGTTTCGTCACATTCATTAGAGCTTAAAAGAGTTGATGAATGCGAATTCAAGTTTGGTATATTTACAAATTTAACTGAAGAGCACCTTGATTTTCATGCAGACTTAGATGAATATAGAAGAGCAAAAGAAAAATTATTTCACAAAACAACTCTTGGTAACATTATAAACTTAGATGATGATGGTGGTAAAAAAATATATGAGTCTATAAAAAACTTAAAAACGCCTATAATAACGTACGCTATAGAAGAAGAAGCAGATATAATGGCAAAAGATATAAAAATATATTCAAGTGGAATTGAATATAAATTAATAACACCGAAATATCAAATGGATATAAAAACTCCTATACCGGGAAGATTTTCTGTATATAATTCATTAGCTGTTATAGCTCTGTGTTATTTAATGGATATACCAAAAGAGACTATAGATGAAAGTCTACAAAACACAAATGGTGTATCTGGAAGATTTGAAAGCGTAGATACAGATAAAGGATTTAGTGTAATAATAGATTATGCTCATACACCGGATGCACTTGAAAATGTATTGAAAACCGCTAAAGAATTTGTAAAGGGAAATATAATAACAGTATTTGGATGTGGAGGAGACAGAGATAAGACAAAGAGACCTTTAATGGGAAAAATCAGTCAGGAGTACTCTGATTATACGGTTATAACAAGTGATAATCCTAGAACAGAAATTCCAGAGGATATAGCAAATGATATTTTAAAAGGAATAGACACTTCAAATTACAAGGTTATACTGGACAGAAAAGAAGCAATACAACATGCTATAGATAAGGCTGAAAGTGGAGATGTAGTAATTATAGCTGGTAAAGGGCATGAGGACTATCAAGTTATAGGCAAAGAAAAAATACATTTTGATGATAAAGAGGTAGTTAAAGAAATATTAGGAGAGGAGTAG
- the mraY gene encoding phospho-N-acetylmuramoyl-pentapeptide-transferase, whose protein sequence is MGDVQHMIMTMIVSFVITLILGPIFIPMLQRLKFGQTVRDEGPKSHLVKNGTPTMGGIIMILAIFLTCITTARINNDMIFALISIIGFGFIGFVDDYIKVVLKRSLGLRAYQKLIGQFALATLLAIYQSKTSILGTQVIVPFFKQTIDLGFLYIPFIVFVTVATVNSVNLTDGLDGLASGVTLIVGVFFAMISIKYAGNGIGIVSSALVGACLGFLKFNAHPAKVFMGDTGSMALGGAVAAAAILMNLSLIIPIVGGIYFAESLSVIIQVTSFKLTGKRVFKMSPLHHHFELEGWHETKVVMVFWAVSVILSIIGFISLA, encoded by the coding sequence ATGGGCGATGTACAACATATGATAATGACTATGATAGTTTCGTTTGTAATAACTTTAATATTAGGGCCTATATTTATACCTATGTTACAAAGGCTAAAGTTCGGGCAAACAGTGAGGGATGAGGGCCCTAAAAGTCATTTGGTTAAAAATGGAACACCTACAATGGGTGGAATAATAATGATACTAGCTATATTCCTGACTTGTATAACAACAGCTAGAATTAATAATGATATGATATTTGCTTTGATATCTATAATAGGATTTGGATTTATAGGATTTGTTGATGATTATATAAAGGTAGTTCTTAAAAGATCTTTAGGTCTTAGAGCTTATCAAAAGCTAATAGGTCAATTTGCACTTGCTACTTTACTTGCAATATACCAATCGAAAACGTCAATACTTGGAACACAAGTAATAGTTCCTTTTTTTAAGCAAACTATAGATTTAGGATTTTTATATATACCATTTATAGTATTCGTAACTGTTGCTACTGTAAATAGTGTCAACTTGACAGATGGGCTTGATGGATTAGCGTCAGGCGTTACTCTAATAGTTGGCGTATTCTTTGCAATGATATCAATTAAATATGCAGGTAATGGTATAGGGATAGTTTCGTCTGCTTTAGTTGGAGCTTGCTTAGGATTTTTAAAGTTTAATGCACATCCTGCTAAGGTGTTTATGGGGGATACGGGTTCTATGGCTCTAGGAGGGGCTGTTGCAGCTGCAGCTATACTTATGAACCTATCGCTTATAATTCCCATTGTAGGCGGTATATACTTTGCAGAATCACTATCTGTAATAATTCAGGTTACATCTTTCAAGCTTACAGGAAAGAGAGTGTTTAAGATGAGTCCACTGCATCATCATTTTGAATTAGAAGGATGGCACGAAACAAAAGTAGTTATGGTATTTTGGGCTGTAAGTGTAATACTTAGTATAATAGGCTTCATATCTTTAGCTTAG
- a CDS encoding stage V sporulation protein D encodes MSRFGVKTKKRLVFILIMVGLIFLLLIGRIGYLLLIKGDWLKEKAIAQQTRDIPIESKRGTIYDRKGKELAYSITKSTVWAKPSEIKDKKTTAKELAMILEEEEDEIYKKISKNVALVKVKRWIEDDKASQIRKLKMKGIWIAEDNKRYYPYGNFAAHILGHVSPDNEGVSGLELKYNKELKGFSGRLVISTDASGREIPRGSEKYHEPKDGAGMVLTVDETIQHYAEKAVEKALIINKAKRVHVIVMQPKTGDILAMVSKPDYDPNNYRIPIYKSFEEELNKYSEKDKIKGWFKMWRNPIVNDTYEPGSTFKLITSAAGLEEGVVTPDDEFYDKGYIMVGGRRIKCWRHYRPHGHETFTEAVQNSCNPVFVEVGQRLGVKNLYKYIKAFGLTRKTGIDLPGEENGLIYNEKNVGPVELATISFGQSISVTPIQLITAVSCIANGGELMKPRIVKEFIDNKGNVIKSIEPKKVRRVISQETSKTLRNIMESVVAEGSGKIAYIEGYHVGGKTGTAQKVIDGRYANGRYITSFVGIAPASNPEIAVLAILDEPNGETQFGSTTAGPIVKEVIYNTLKYLDIKPDYTEEEKIDFVKREVSVPEVRNIKLKDAGKILEEKDFKFTVEPNIYATGEEKIIDVFPKPGVKVFEGSNIILYTRPNNKGNENIVKVIVPDLTGKTVKECDEILKKLGLKIKPIGSGLAVSQDKEPNTELNVNSIITVEFK; translated from the coding sequence TTGTCTAGATTTGGGGTTAAGACTAAAAAGAGGCTGGTATTCATATTGATAATGGTAGGGTTAATATTTTTATTATTAATAGGTAGAATAGGATATTTATTATTAATAAAAGGAGACTGGCTAAAAGAAAAAGCAATAGCACAACAAACAAGAGATATACCTATAGAATCAAAGAGGGGAACTATATACGATAGAAAAGGAAAGGAACTGGCATATAGTATAACTAAGAGTACGGTATGGGCTAAGCCATCTGAGATAAAGGATAAAAAGACAACAGCTAAAGAACTAGCTATGATACTTGAAGAGGAAGAAGATGAAATATATAAAAAAATAAGTAAGAATGTTGCGCTGGTAAAGGTTAAAAGATGGATAGAAGATGATAAGGCATCACAGATAAGAAAGCTCAAAATGAAGGGGATATGGATAGCAGAAGATAATAAAAGATATTATCCGTATGGAAATTTTGCAGCTCATATATTAGGTCATGTATCTCCTGATAATGAAGGAGTTTCTGGACTTGAGCTTAAATACAATAAGGAATTAAAAGGTTTTTCCGGAAGGTTAGTTATAAGTACAGATGCATCCGGTAGAGAAATTCCAAGGGGAAGTGAAAAATATCATGAGCCTAAAGATGGAGCTGGAATGGTTCTTACAGTGGATGAAACTATACAACATTATGCTGAAAAAGCAGTAGAAAAAGCTCTTATTATAAATAAAGCGAAAAGAGTTCATGTAATAGTTATGCAGCCAAAGACGGGTGATATATTAGCTATGGTATCAAAACCTGATTATGATCCTAATAACTATAGAATTCCTATATACAAAAGCTTTGAAGAAGAGCTAAACAAATACAGTGAAAAGGATAAGATAAAAGGTTGGTTTAAAATGTGGAGAAATCCAATTGTTAATGATACTTATGAGCCAGGTTCTACATTCAAGCTTATAACATCAGCAGCTGGACTTGAAGAAGGGGTTGTAACACCTGATGATGAATTTTATGATAAGGGATACATTATGGTAGGAGGAAGAAGAATAAAATGTTGGAGACATTATAGACCTCATGGACACGAAACATTTACTGAAGCTGTTCAAAATTCATGTAACCCTGTATTTGTAGAGGTTGGTCAAAGATTGGGAGTTAAGAACCTATATAAATATATAAAGGCATTTGGTCTTACTAGAAAAACTGGAATAGATCTTCCAGGAGAAGAAAATGGACTTATATACAATGAGAAAAACGTAGGGCCAGTAGAGCTTGCGACAATATCTTTTGGTCAAAGTATATCTGTGACTCCTATACAACTTATAACGGCTGTGAGTTGTATAGCTAATGGTGGAGAGCTTATGAAACCGAGAATAGTTAAAGAATTTATAGATAATAAGGGGAACGTTATAAAAAGCATAGAACCTAAAAAAGTTAGAAGAGTAATTTCCCAGGAAACGTCGAAAACATTAAGAAATATAATGGAATCGGTTGTGGCAGAGGGCTCAGGTAAAATAGCTTATATAGAAGGGTATCATGTTGGAGGAAAAACTGGAACAGCACAAAAAGTTATAGATGGAAGGTATGCAAATGGAAGATATATTACATCTTTTGTTGGAATTGCTCCAGCGTCAAATCCTGAAATAGCTGTTCTTGCTATATTAGATGAGCCTAATGGGGAAACTCAGTTTGGTAGTACAACAGCAGGTCCTATAGTTAAAGAGGTAATTTATAATACTTTAAAATATTTAGATATAAAACCTGATTATACAGAAGAAGAAAAAATTGATTTTGTAAAAAGAGAAGTGAGTGTTCCTGAGGTTAGAAATATAAAACTTAAGGATGCAGGAAAAATTTTAGAAGAGAAGGATTTTAAATTTACAGTTGAGCCTAATATATACGCAACTGGAGAAGAAAAGATTATAGATGTATTTCCAAAACCTGGAGTTAAGGTATTTGAAGGATCTAATATAATACTTTATACTAGGCCAAATAATAAAGGAAATGAGAATATAGTAAAGGTAATAGTTCCGGATTTAACTGGAAAAACTGTGAAAGAGTGTGATGAAATTTTAAAAAAATTAGGATTAAAGATTAAACCAATAGGTTCTGGGCTTGCTGTATCTCAAGATAAAGAGCCGAATACAGAATTGAATGTAAATTCTATAATTACTGTTGAGTTCAAATAA
- the murG gene encoding undecaprenyldiphospho-muramoylpentapeptide beta-N-acetylglucosaminyltransferase, which produces MKVLISGGGTGGHVYPAIAIANKLKEEIEDIEIVFVGTKNGIESEIVPKAGYELKTITVQGFRRKITVDNFKRIIKLVKGLEQSRKIIKKFKPDIVIGTGGYVCGPVVLNASINKIPTIIHEQNAFPGVTNKILSKFASKILISFEDAKKYFKDKENVVFTGNPVRKEILVSNKFSSRKKLGINEDKRMILCVGGSGGARKLNDSMKKIIPRLIKEDIQFIHVTGKNHYDKFINSLGDQNFRGCQKVVPYLDDMANALAACDLVICSAGAITLAEVTALSKPSIVIPKAYTAENHQEFNAKSIEKKGAGIAILEKTLTYKKLEDTIFKILGDREKLAQMGKNSGEIGNPKAINNIYTEIMDVLK; this is translated from the coding sequence ATGAAAGTTTTAATTTCGGGTGGAGGAACAGGAGGTCATGTTTATCCAGCTATAGCTATAGCGAATAAATTAAAAGAAGAAATTGAAGATATAGAGATTGTATTTGTTGGAACAAAAAATGGAATAGAAAGTGAAATAGTTCCAAAAGCAGGTTATGAACTTAAGACTATAACTGTTCAGGGATTTAGAAGAAAGATAACTGTAGACAATTTTAAAAGGATTATTAAGTTAGTTAAGGGATTAGAGCAATCTAGAAAAATAATAAAGAAATTTAAACCAGATATAGTAATAGGAACAGGTGGATACGTTTGTGGTCCTGTAGTTTTAAATGCAAGCATAAATAAAATACCTACTATAATACATGAGCAAAATGCATTTCCGGGTGTAACCAATAAAATTTTATCTAAATTTGCAAGTAAAATTTTGATAAGCTTTGAAGATGCTAAAAAATACTTCAAAGATAAAGAAAATGTAGTTTTTACTGGAAATCCAGTTAGAAAAGAAATTTTAGTAAGCAATAAATTTTCTTCAAGAAAAAAGCTTGGAATAAATGAAGATAAGAGAATGATTTTATGTGTAGGTGGAAGCGGTGGAGCAAGAAAATTGAACGATTCCATGAAAAAAATAATCCCAAGACTTATAAAGGAAGATATACAATTTATACATGTAACAGGAAAAAATCACTATGATAAATTTATAAACTCATTAGGAGATCAAAACTTTAGAGGGTGTCAAAAGGTAGTTCCATATCTTGATGATATGGCAAATGCTTTAGCAGCTTGTGATCTTGTAATATGCAGTGCAGGAGCTATAACACTTGCAGAGGTTACGGCATTATCAAAGCCTTCTATAGTTATTCCAAAAGCTTATACGGCAGAAAACCATCAAGAATTTAATGCTAAAAGTATAGAAAAAAAAGGAGCTGGAATAGCTATACTAGAAAAAACGTTAACTTACAAAAAATTAGAAGACACTATATTTAAGATATTGGGAGATAGAGAAAAACTAGCTCAAATGGGTAAAAACAGTGGGGAAATAGGAAATCCAAAAGCTATTAATAATATATATACAGAAATTATGGACGTCTTAAAGTAA
- a CDS encoding UDP-N-acetylmuramoyl-tripeptide--D-alanyl-D-alanine ligase, with product MKAITINEILNNLDATLLKGSEDTLIKSISINSKNIENECMFIPLIGEKFDAHNFVNDAYENGCRIFLKDKNHDLNFDSEDVNVIEVDDTTKALGDIARLYKKKFLIDYVAVTGSTGKTTTKDMIYSVLSSKYNTLKTEGNFNNHIGLPLTIFKLKDEHECAILEMGMSSFGEIEYLSNIVNHKIAVISNIGLSHIENLGSREGILKAKLEITKNFTNDNTLIINADDEYLKTLKKKELNYNLKTFGFEKESDLYCTGYKMNETGIDFECIVHNQKEEFFIPARGKHNIYNAMAAILTGIQLGLSIDRIKKGLLNFKNGKMRLDILKTDSFEIINDAYNASPDSMKAALNILGEYKKNRKIAVLGDMLEMGEYAKNGHELVGEYANGNSDLIITVGKDSKHIGNGAIKKGFNGQNVIHFNSNSQVIDYLKNTLKKDDVILIKGSRGMKMEEIVDFLNNHKI from the coding sequence ATGAAGGCGATAACTATAAATGAAATTCTTAATAATCTAGACGCAACACTTTTAAAAGGAAGTGAAGATACTTTAATAAAAAGCATAAGTATAAATAGTAAAAATATAGAGAATGAGTGTATGTTTATTCCTTTGATCGGAGAAAAATTTGATGCGCATAACTTTGTAAATGATGCATACGAAAATGGATGTAGAATATTTTTAAAAGATAAAAATCACGATTTGAATTTTGATAGTGAAGATGTAAACGTTATAGAAGTTGATGATACAACTAAAGCACTAGGTGATATAGCTAGATTGTATAAAAAAAAGTTTTTGATAGACTACGTAGCTGTTACAGGAAGCACAGGTAAGACTACTACTAAAGACATGATATATAGTGTATTATCGAGCAAATATAATACATTAAAAACAGAGGGCAATTTCAATAACCACATAGGGCTTCCGTTAACTATATTTAAGCTTAAAGACGAGCATGAATGTGCTATACTTGAAATGGGAATGTCTTCCTTTGGCGAAATTGAATATTTATCAAACATAGTAAATCATAAAATAGCTGTAATATCTAATATAGGTCTTTCTCATATAGAAAATTTAGGATCTAGGGAAGGTATATTAAAAGCAAAACTTGAAATAACTAAAAACTTTACTAATGATAATACTCTTATAATAAATGCAGATGATGAATACTTGAAAACTTTAAAAAAGAAGGAATTAAACTACAATTTAAAAACATTTGGATTTGAAAAAGAAAGCGATTTGTATTGTACTGGATATAAAATGAATGAAACAGGGATAGATTTTGAATGTATAGTTCATAATCAAAAAGAGGAGTTTTTTATTCCTGCAAGGGGTAAGCACAATATATATAATGCCATGGCAGCTATATTGACTGGAATTCAGCTAGGACTTAGCATAGATCGAATAAAAAAAGGGCTTTTAAATTTTAAAAATGGAAAAATGAGACTTGATATATTAAAGACGGATTCATTTGAAATAATAAATGATGCTTATAATGCAAGTCCAGATTCTATGAAAGCAGCGCTTAATATACTAGGAGAATATAAAAAAAATAGAAAAATAGCTGTGCTTGGAGATATGCTTGAAATGGGAGAGTATGCAAAGAATGGTCATGAATTAGTAGGAGAATATGCAAATGGAAATTCTGATTTAATAATAACTGTTGGAAAAGATTCAAAGCATATAGGCAATGGAGCAATAAAAAAAGGATTCAACGGACAAAATGTGATTCACTTTAATAGCAATTCACAAGTAATAGATTATCTTAAAAACACACTAAAAAAAGACGACGTTATTTTAATAAAAGGTTCAAGAGGGATGAAAATGGAAGAAATAGTGGATTTTTTAAATAATCATAAAATCTAA
- the murD gene encoding UDP-N-acetylmuramoyl-L-alanine--D-glutamate ligase, whose translation MDLNGKNVLLVGLARTGISTIKKLYEKGAKVTVNDIKDKEKLKDILDDLNGYDVKYVLGKHIEDISGIDLTIVSPGVPLDLHFIKKIKSENIEVIGEVELSYRLSKSFFIGLTGTNGKTTTTTLVGEIFKAANKDTYIVGNIGNPVIDTVDKSNEESVLVTELSSFQLESIKEFRPRISAILNITPDHLNRHKTMQNYIDAKCRIFENQNKNDFTVLNYDCETTRELAKNCKSKVVYFSRKQILNEGVYVKDDIIIINLNDKEIELMNITEISIPGSHNLENALAAVSIAAVYGLDMEVVKQVLKTFGGVEHRLEFVRQINDVKFVNDSKGTNPDASIKALNAYDNPIILIAGGLDKKSDFTEFTKLFNGKVKHIILLGETADIIRESAMENGFESCYKVENMEEAVEKAYELASPNDVVLLSPACASWDMYESYEVRGNHFKNEVFSL comes from the coding sequence ATGGACTTAAATGGTAAAAATGTATTATTAGTGGGGCTTGCTAGAACAGGAATATCTACAATTAAAAAGCTTTATGAAAAAGGTGCAAAAGTTACTGTAAATGATATAAAAGATAAAGAAAAACTAAAAGACATATTAGATGATTTAAATGGATATGATGTCAAATATGTATTAGGGAAACATATAGAAGATATAAGTGGTATAGATTTAACTATAGTATCGCCTGGTGTTCCTCTAGACCTTCATTTTATAAAAAAGATAAAATCAGAAAATATAGAAGTAATAGGAGAGGTAGAACTATCATATAGATTATCTAAAAGCTTTTTTATAGGACTTACAGGAACTAATGGGAAGACAACTACTACAACACTTGTTGGAGAAATATTTAAAGCTGCAAATAAAGATACTTATATTGTTGGAAATATTGGTAATCCAGTAATTGATACAGTAGACAAATCAAATGAAGAGTCTGTGCTTGTTACAGAGCTTAGTAGCTTTCAACTTGAGAGCATAAAAGAATTTAGACCAAGAATAAGTGCAATACTTAACATAACGCCTGATCATTTAAATAGACACAAAACTATGCAAAACTATATAGATGCAAAATGTAGAATTTTTGAGAATCAAAATAAGAATGATTTTACTGTTTTAAACTATGATTGTGAAACTACTAGAGAATTAGCTAAAAATTGCAAAAGTAAAGTTGTATACTTTAGTAGAAAACAAATTCTAAATGAAGGTGTATATGTTAAAGACGATATCATAATAATAAATTTAAACGATAAAGAGATTGAGCTTATGAATATAACTGAAATAAGTATACCAGGAAGTCACAATTTAGAAAATGCATTGGCAGCTGTAAGTATAGCAGCTGTGTATGGACTTGATATGGAGGTTGTTAAGCAAGTTTTAAAGACATTTGGTGGGGTTGAGCACAGGCTTGAATTTGTAAGACAAATAAATGATGTTAAATTCGTAAATGATTCAAAAGGAACTAATCCTGATGCATCTATTAAAGCTTTAAACGCATATGACAACCCTATTATATTAATAGCTGGGGGACTTGATAAAAAGAGTGATTTTACAGAGTTCACAAAGCTTTTTAATGGAAAAGTTAAACATATAATTCTTTTAGGGGAAACAGCGGATATAATAAGAGAAAGTGCTATGGAAAATGGATTTGAAAGCTGTTATAAGGTTGAAAATATGGAAGAGGCAGTTGAAAAAGCATATGAATTAGCTTCTCCAAACGATGTTGTTTTATTATCTCCAGCTTGTGCTAGTTGGGATATGTATGAAAGTTATGAAGTTAGAGGAAATCATTTTAAAAATGAAGTATTTAGCCTTTAA
- the ftsW gene encoding putative lipid II flippase FtsW, giving the protein MAKKREKHFDPYVFYTTLLLVIIGIIMVFSSSYVQAKFKQNDAYYFLKRNMIYATLGFCVMMFVSKINYKRLERFIPMIGTITVILLVAVLTPLGKSFNGARRWLGVGGLTIMPSEIAKFASIIIVSKVIDNKKDKMSNLIQGIIPPLMISSVFFALIVLQPDLSTGGTIIMTTSIMLFVAGMDLKYVYTMIGAGFGLLGVLIAIAPYRLKRFTSFLDPFKDPLGDGYQVIQSLYALGSGGLFGLGLGRSRQKFFYIPEPQNDFIFAIIGEELGYVGCIFILLLFLFLVYRCIRIAINCPDTFSCMLVTGITAQIGIQVMINIAVATSSMPVTGMPLPFISYGGSSLIIFMAAMGVILNISRHVKLDRS; this is encoded by the coding sequence ATGGCTAAAAAAAGAGAAAAACATTTTGATCCTTATGTATTTTACACTACGTTATTGTTAGTCATAATAGGCATTATAATGGTGTTTAGCTCAAGTTATGTTCAAGCTAAATTTAAACAGAATGATGCATACTACTTTTTAAAGAGAAATATGATATATGCAACACTAGGATTTTGTGTGATGATGTTTGTATCTAAGATAAACTATAAGAGATTAGAAAGGTTTATACCTATGATAGGTACTATCACTGTAATACTATTAGTTGCAGTACTTACTCCACTGGGTAAGTCATTTAACGGAGCAAGACGCTGGCTTGGAGTAGGGGGACTTACTATAATGCCATCTGAGATAGCTAAATTTGCTTCGATAATAATAGTATCGAAGGTAATAGATAACAAAAAAGACAAAATGAGTAACCTTATACAAGGTATAATACCTCCTCTTATGATATCAAGTGTATTCTTTGCGCTTATAGTTCTTCAGCCAGACTTATCTACTGGAGGAACTATAATAATGACGACATCTATAATGTTATTTGTAGCTGGTATGGATTTAAAGTATGTATACACTATGATAGGTGCAGGATTTGGATTATTGGGTGTACTTATAGCAATAGCACCATATAGACTTAAAAGATTTACGTCGTTTTTGGATCCATTTAAGGATCCATTAGGAGACGGATATCAGGTTATTCAATCATTATATGCACTAGGTTCTGGAGGGTTATTTGGGTTAGGCCTTGGAAGAAGTAGACAAAAGTTTTTCTATATACCAGAGCCTCAAAATGACTTTATATTTGCTATAATAGGAGAAGAACTTGGTTATGTAGGGTGCATATTTATCCTATTGTTGTTTTTATTTCTAGTATACAGATGTATAAGAATAGCTATTAATTGCCCTGATACTTTTTCTTGTATGCTAGTTACGGGAATTACGGCTCAAATAGGAATACAGGTTATGATAAATATAGCTGTTGCAACATCTTCAATGCCTGTTACAGGTATGCCACTTCCGTTTATAAGTTATGGAGGAAGTTCTCTTATAATATTTATGGCTGCTATGGGAGTTATATTAAATATATCAAGACATGTTAAGTTAGACAGGAGTTGA